From the genome of Thermodesulfobacteriota bacterium:
GTCGGCCCGCCTTCATTAATCGGCCTCGATTTTAAAGCCAGAAAAATTTTCTCCTTGATATGCTCCCGATCGCTGACCAGCTGATTGACCTCTTGGGCCTGGAGAATGTCCTTTACAATTCCGTCGTAATCACCCTGCAGGAGTTGCATTGGATAAAGGTTTTCAATGGCCCATGTCTTAAGATCACGAATACGGTAGGTGAGCACTGCGGACGTCCACAGGGCAACGTTTTCCCTGGAAATGATCCGCATCGGTTCAACCGATCCTGACAGGAAAAGGGTTTGATTCATCAGGGGTACTTCCTGTTCGATTCGGGTAAAAAACGGGAGCCGCACATGCCAACCCACGCCGGTAATTGCCTCTCGCTTTCCGCCGAACCTTTCCAGTACAATGGCATAGTTCATCTTAACTTTGAAGATGGTTTTGGTGGCATAGATAACCGCCGCAAATCCGTAAATGATTCCTGCGATGGTAAACAAAGCCAGAGCCCTGCGCAATACCGTTTTTACAAAGGCTCTTCGAAGAATCTTTTTTGAAAGTTCATCGGGCATATGGACTCCTTTTTGCATTTGGTTTCAGTCATAAAATTATGGTAACATTTTTGGCCAATAAAATATGACATATTTTGTAACAGTTCAACTACAAAGGCATAAAGAAGAAATATGAATGATTAAACTTAGAGAAGAAGAGAAGAATCAATAGCTGAGAAACTGCAGATGAAGCATATACCGTTTATTAAGAAATGGCAATAAATGAATTATTTTATAGCCATGGTGTTTGGGTGAGGTGGTATCTGAATGCTTGTTATATTTATACCACGTTTTTGTGAAAGGTAATTTTATTTATTTTCCCCCGGTGATTTTTTTATCAATCCGCATTTCGGGGTTTCGTTTTAAAAACGCAACGGTGCCTCCGGTGATCATCACTTTGTTTCCGATCTTTTCGTAAGGCAGACGACCCCGCATATACAGCTCATGCAGACTTTGCCTGGAACGTCCCAGTTCTCTGGCAGCATCCGTAAGGGTATAAAATTTCAGAATCAGTTTTTCCACTTTAAACCGGACAGGTTGCCGCCAGTAATATGATCGACAGAACTAAGGTGAGATATCCGGATATCCAGTACGTCATGGTGCAAGCCTCCCATTTTTAATGGTGGTTTATAATGGGATTTATATCTTACACTAATAATTGAGTTTGTCAAGAAAAAAATAATTAGAAAAAGTAATATAAATAAATATTATAGATATTTAATTTATTTTAATAAAATTAAAAGTAATAAGTTTGTCAAGATAAATAATTACAGAGCTAAACCCCCAGCTAAGCTGGGGAGAATGGCAAAAGCTATGCTGAGTATTTAAAAAATGCTCCTTTTGGATTAAAGGTAACAGCGCTGATTCTGTGACCAAAATCCA
Proteins encoded in this window:
- a CDS encoding SPFH domain-containing protein, whose translation is MPDELSKKILRRAFVKTVLRRALALFTIAGIIYGFAAVIYATKTIFKVKMNYAIVLERFGGKREAITGVGWHVRLPFFTRIEQEVPLMNQTLFLSGSVEPMRIISRENVALWTSAVLTYRIRDLKTWAIENLYPMQLLQGDYDGIVKDILQAQEVNQLVSDREHIKEKIFLALKSRPINEGGPTLERKYGIEIVSFVLKETRFGDKLVEATEEKKRRQLIAEAENYAADQEASRIRKLYAAYLDGIQALQKTVGRPDGTTDTALLQFLTQQKWATAYEKNQEGQHTVVIQNTQSSPALTLPAPANPNKLSERIHGPKADKRN
- a CDS encoding helix-turn-helix domain-containing protein, translating into MEKLILKFYTLTDAARELGRSRQSLHELYMRGRLPYEKIGNKVMITGGTVAFLKRNPEMRIDKKITGGK